From the genome of Streptococcus marmotae, one region includes:
- a CDS encoding pseudouridine synthase, translated as MRLDKFLVECGLGSRTEVKKILKSGKVMVNETIEKSAKAQIDEKEDIITYQGQVLTYEKFVYYLLNKPKGVISATEDAKHKTVLDLLDDTARQKEVFPVGRLDIDTHGLLLLTNNGALAHELLSPKKHVEKLYQAEVAGIMTAEDRNRFAQGIELKDFTCQPADLEIIETDENEETSLVHIRIAEGKFHQVKRMVAACGKEVTDLQRLSMGPLTLDDELALGAYRRLTADELEALTVFGVE; from the coding sequence ATGCGTTTGGATAAGTTTTTAGTGGAATGTGGCCTTGGTTCACGGACAGAGGTCAAAAAAATCCTCAAGTCAGGCAAGGTTATGGTCAACGAAACCATCGAAAAATCTGCCAAGGCTCAGATTGATGAAAAAGAGGATATTATCACCTATCAAGGACAGGTGTTAACCTATGAAAAATTTGTTTACTATCTCTTAAATAAGCCAAAGGGCGTCATTTCGGCGACGGAAGATGCCAAGCACAAGACGGTTCTTGACCTGCTAGATGATACGGCTCGGCAAAAAGAGGTCTTTCCGGTTGGAAGGCTGGACATCGATACCCATGGTCTCTTGCTCTTGACCAATAATGGGGCACTGGCTCACGAGCTTTTGTCGCCTAAAAAACATGTGGAGAAGCTCTATCAAGCTGAGGTGGCAGGCATCATGACGGCAGAAGACCGCAATCGATTTGCTCAAGGGATAGAGTTGAAAGACTTTACCTGTCAGCCAGCGGATTTGGAGATTATAGAAACGGATGAAAACGAGGAAACATCGCTGGTTCACATCCGTATCGCTGAAGGAAAATTCCACCAAGTCAAGCGAATGGTCGCAGCCTGTGGCAAAGAAGTGACGGATTTACAGCGGCTTAGCATGGGACCCTTGACTTTGGACGATGAGCTCGCTCTGGGAGCCTATCGTAGATTGACTGCCGATGAATTGGAAGCCTTGACTGTCTTTGGAGTGGAATAA
- the def gene encoding peptide deformylase, with protein MSVIERLTKASHLIDMNDIIREGHPTLRKVAEEVSFPLSDEDVILGEKMLQFLKHSQDPVMAEKMGLRGGVGLAAPQLDISKRIIAVLVPNAPDEEGNPPLNAYDLEAVMYNPKIISHSIQDAALADGEGCLSVDREVQGYVVRHARVTVEYMDKHGEKHRLKLKSYNSIVVQHEIDHINGIMFYDRINQNKPFEIKEGMLVIE; from the coding sequence ATGTCTGTAATTGAACGATTAACCAAAGCTAGTCACTTAATTGATATGAACGATATTATTCGCGAAGGCCATCCAACCTTGCGAAAAGTAGCCGAGGAGGTGTCTTTTCCCTTGAGCGATGAAGACGTGATTCTTGGGGAAAAAATGCTACAATTCCTCAAACACTCACAGGACCCTGTTATGGCTGAGAAAATGGGGCTTCGTGGCGGGGTGGGACTCGCAGCACCACAGCTTGATATTTCAAAGCGAATCATTGCCGTCCTTGTCCCGAACGCTCCTGACGAAGAGGGCAATCCTCCCCTTAATGCCTATGATCTAGAAGCTGTCATGTACAATCCAAAAATCATCTCTCATTCTATACAAGACGCTGCTTTAGCAGACGGAGAGGGTTGTTTATCAGTCGATCGCGAGGTCCAAGGTTATGTGGTTCGTCATGCGCGAGTGACCGTGGAATATATGGATAAACATGGTGAAAAACATCGCCTCAAACTAAAAAGTTACAACTCTATCGTTGTCCAACACGAGATTGATCATATCAATGGCATCATGTTTTACGACCGAATCAACCAAAACAAACCCTTTGAAATCAAAGAAGGCATGTTGGTCATTGAGTAA
- a CDS encoding site-specific integrase, with product MTESSVRYVSLDEKGRSLLKHAIKEAKTVKKITGTILKPEKDYITISIKNGKLKLESPSFMNKIFKIVSNEVNIHVTPHIMRHFFTTQALIAGVNQYDVMRYVGHTQTRTTSAYTHIRDERAQLVTDAYIDSIREA from the coding sequence ATAACAGAAAGCTCCGTCCGCTATGTATCGTTAGATGAGAAGGGAAGATCGTTGCTAAAACATGCCATCAAAGAAGCAAAAACAGTCAAAAAAATCACTGGCACTATCCTAAAACCTGAAAAAGATTATATCACGATCAGCATTAAAAATGGCAAGTTAAAACTAGAATCACCTTCATTCATGAACAAAATCTTTAAAATAGTGAGTAACGAAGTCAATATCCATGTAACACCTCACATTATGCGCCACTTTTTCACCACTCAAGCCCTGATAGCTGGAGTAAACCAATACGATGTCATGCGGTACGTTGGACACACTCAAACTAGGACTACTTCCGCCTATACTCATATCCGAGACGAACGCGCCCAATTGGTCACAGATGCCTATATTGACAGCATTCGCGAGGCATAA
- the cysK gene encoding cysteine synthase A, with amino-acid sequence MAIYQNITELVGKTPIVKLNNLVPEGAADVYVKLEAFNPGSSVKDRIALAMIEQAEKDGIIKPGDTIVEPTSGNTGIGLAWVGAAKGYKVIIVMPETMSIERRKIIQAYGAELVLTPGSEGMKGAIAKAHEIAEEQNGWVPLQFANPANPKVHEETTGQEILEAFGATGLDAFVSGIGTGGTITGVSHTLKQANPTIAVYAVEADESAVLSGEAPGPHKIQGISAGFIPDILDTDSYDHIIRVKSDDALATGRAVGGQEGFLVGISSGAAIYAAIEVAKELGAGKKVLAILADNGERYLSTALYER; translated from the coding sequence ATGGCGATTTATCAAAACATTACTGAATTAGTTGGAAAGACTCCTATCGTAAAATTAAACAATCTCGTACCAGAAGGGGCTGCGGATGTGTATGTGAAATTAGAAGCCTTCAACCCTGGTTCATCTGTGAAAGACCGCATTGCCTTAGCCATGATTGAACAAGCTGAAAAAGACGGAATCATCAAACCTGGCGATACGATTGTAGAGCCAACTAGTGGAAATACTGGAATTGGTCTTGCCTGGGTCGGAGCTGCAAAAGGGTACAAGGTGATTATCGTCATGCCTGAAACCATGAGCATCGAACGTCGGAAAATCATTCAGGCTTATGGAGCAGAACTTGTTCTTACTCCAGGTAGCGAAGGAATGAAGGGAGCTATTGCTAAGGCACATGAAATAGCTGAGGAGCAAAATGGCTGGGTACCGTTGCAATTTGCCAATCCTGCTAATCCGAAAGTCCACGAGGAGACAACCGGTCAAGAAATTCTAGAAGCATTTGGTGCAACAGGACTCGATGCCTTCGTTTCTGGAATTGGAACAGGTGGAACGATTACCGGTGTATCACATACTCTCAAACAGGCAAATCCTACTATTGCCGTTTATGCTGTCGAAGCAGACGAATCCGCTGTTCTATCAGGTGAAGCTCCTGGCCCACATAAAATCCAAGGCATTTCAGCAGGGTTTATTCCAGATATCTTAGATACAGACTCTTATGACCATATTATCCGTGTGAAATCAGACGATGCACTAGCGACTGGTCGTGCGGTTGGGGGACAAGAAGGATTTCTTGTCGGTATTTCATCTGGAGCGGCTATCTACGCTGCTATTGAAGTTGCAAAAGAGCTTGGTGCAGGAAAAAAAGTCCTTGCCATTCTTGCAGACAACGGTGAACGATACCTATCAACTGCTCTTTACGAGAGGTAA
- a CDS encoding S1 RNA-binding domain-containing protein codes for MRIGEKLRGTVTGIQPYGAFVELENGTTGLIHISEIKTGYVDNIRDYLTIGQQLLVQVVDVDEYSKKASLSLRTLEEEKQKLPRPHRFTSDRYKIGFEPLAKQLPHWMKEAKSFLEKQKEQ; via the coding sequence ATGAGAATTGGAGAAAAATTGCGAGGGACCGTAACAGGAATTCAACCCTACGGCGCCTTTGTAGAACTGGAAAATGGGACAACGGGTTTAATCCATATTTCAGAAATCAAGACAGGTTATGTCGATAATATTCGAGATTATTTAACTATTGGGCAACAACTACTAGTTCAAGTTGTTGATGTTGATGAATATAGCAAAAAAGCTAGCCTATCTTTACGAACGTTGGAAGAAGAAAAACAGAAACTGCCACGACCTCACCGCTTCACAAGTGATCGCTATAAAATTGGTTTTGAACCTTTGGCGAAACAACTCCCGCATTGGATGAAAGAAGCAAAAAGTTTTTTGGAAAAACAAAAAGAACAGTAA
- a CDS encoding response regulator transcription factor, with protein MSKIQVLLVDDHEMVRLGLKSFLNLQADIEVIAEASDGQEGIAKALELRPDIIVMDLVMPQLSGVDATLEILKEWKEAVVLILTSYLDNEKIYPVLKAGAKGYMLKTSSADEIVRAIRKVYQGELAIETEVEKKMEYQKRHPALHDGLTAREKEILTLLAKGYDNQRIADESFISLKTVKTHVSNILSKLAVSDRTQAVVYAFQHGLVAQEQES; from the coding sequence ATGAGCAAGATACAAGTCTTATTGGTGGATGACCATGAAATGGTTCGTCTAGGATTGAAAAGTTTTTTAAATTTACAAGCAGATATTGAGGTCATTGCAGAAGCAAGCGACGGTCAAGAAGGAATTGCAAAGGCCTTAGAACTAAGGCCAGACATTATTGTAATGGACTTGGTGATGCCTCAGCTATCAGGAGTGGATGCGACCTTGGAAATTCTGAAAGAATGGAAAGAAGCAGTGGTCTTGATATTGACCTCCTACTTAGACAACGAAAAAATTTATCCTGTTTTAAAAGCGGGTGCTAAGGGTTACATGTTAAAAACGTCTAGCGCTGATGAAATTGTCCGTGCCATTCGGAAGGTCTATCAGGGAGAATTGGCGATTGAAACAGAAGTTGAAAAGAAGATGGAGTACCAAAAACGCCATCCTGCCTTGCATGATGGTTTGACAGCACGTGAAAAAGAGATATTGACCTTATTGGCCAAAGGCTACGATAACCAACGAATTGCCGATGAATCCTTTATCTCCTTAAAGACGGTGAAAACCCATGTCTCCAACATTTTATCCAAACTAGCTGTTAGTGACCGAACACAAGCAGTGGTCTATGCCTTCCAGCATGGACTGGTAGCACAAGAACAGGAATCGTGA
- a CDS encoding sensor histidine kinase, whose product MKKGTILLLAWYATLIVLVVLSAVFPLLHQSLLDISLWTSTEQFIFTVILLIIILTFFLVVLVQSIAIVATQSMRQKIRAIIQNKNIRTSSEDDQLLLQLSEKVRGLTRQVQLIDNQDLVKKEEIVEGERRRIARDLHDTVSQELFASSMILSGLSSSLETLPAETLQQQLGIVKETIETAQRDLRILLLHLRPSELDGKNLVEGFELILREVSDKSSIAVHFHHEVDTLPTAIEEHFFRIGQEIISNTLRHSKAKHLDVYLVQSEHEVQLKMTDDGVGFVNSDEQEVSYGLQNIQERVEDMAGTVKIRTAPDKGVAIDIRVPLLKGKEHEQDTSLIGG is encoded by the coding sequence ATAAAAAAAGGGACTATTCTTCTTCTAGCTTGGTATGCAACCTTGATTGTTCTGGTTGTGTTATCGGCTGTATTTCCCTTACTCCACCAATCCTTATTGGACATCTCTTTATGGACGTCGACAGAGCAGTTTATTTTTACAGTGATTCTGTTGATTATTATCCTGACTTTTTTCCTAGTTGTTTTAGTCCAATCCATTGCCATTGTTGCAACCCAAAGCATGCGGCAGAAAATTCGTGCGATTATCCAAAATAAAAATATTCGCACCTCATCAGAGGATGACCAACTCCTGCTTCAACTATCGGAAAAAGTGCGCGGTTTGACACGTCAGGTTCAACTGATTGATAATCAGGACTTGGTCAAAAAAGAAGAAATTGTTGAAGGTGAACGTCGGAGAATTGCTCGTGATTTGCATGATACGGTCAGCCAAGAATTATTTGCCAGCAGTATGATTTTATCCGGTTTGTCGAGTAGCTTAGAGACGCTACCAGCAGAGACCCTGCAGCAGCAACTTGGCATTGTCAAAGAAACAATTGAAACAGCCCAGCGGGACTTGCGAATCTTGCTTTTACATTTACGTCCTAGCGAGCTTGATGGGAAAAACTTAGTTGAAGGGTTCGAGCTGATTCTACGTGAAGTCAGTGATAAGAGTAGTATTGCTGTCCATTTTCACCATGAAGTAGACACATTACCAACGGCGATTGAAGAACATTTCTTCCGGATTGGTCAGGAGATTATTAGTAATACCTTGCGCCACTCCAAAGCAAAACATCTGGATGTTTACCTTGTCCAGTCAGAACATGAAGTCCAATTAAAAATGACGGATGACGGTGTGGGCTTTGTGAACAGTGATGAACAAGAAGTTAGTTACGGTTTGCAAAACATTCAAGAACGGGTAGAAGATATGGCAGGAACGGTAAAAATCCGTACGGCCCCTGATAAGGGCGTTGCGATTGATATTCGTGTGCCATTATTGAAAGGAAAAGAACATGAGCAAGATACAAGTCTTATTGGTGGATGA
- the liaF gene encoding cell wall-active antibiotics response protein LiaF yields the protein MRKVQFFLLVESVLFVLACFDVLASERARAMLLVAGILLVIWYALGRQITSVFLSSAILLVFLIFALNPYFLLGVLFMLVYMFINFFSRYEKRNQYTHIILDEQTLEAKKEKTKWFGSQNHSQDSYGFEDINLIRLFGNDVVDLDETVLVGRDNIVVVRKTFGKTKIIVPIDVEVSLSASSIYGRVHFLGLSYWDLRNESFAIASPYYKDSHKRVKLVVNCLFGDVEVVRV from the coding sequence ATGAGAAAAGTTCAGTTTTTTTTACTAGTCGAAAGTGTTCTCTTTGTCTTGGCTTGCTTTGATGTACTTGCAAGTGAGAGGGCAAGGGCTATGTTGCTCGTTGCTGGGATTTTGCTGGTGATTTGGTATGCTTTAGGGCGTCAAATCACAAGTGTATTCTTGAGTAGTGCTATCTTGTTAGTCTTTCTGATTTTTGCCCTCAATCCCTACTTTTTACTTGGCGTTCTTTTTATGCTTGTCTATATGTTTATTAACTTCTTTTCGCGCTATGAAAAGCGAAATCAATATACACATATTATCCTCGATGAGCAGACATTAGAAGCCAAAAAAGAAAAAACCAAGTGGTTCGGAAGTCAAAATCATTCTCAGGATTCCTACGGTTTTGAAGATATTAATTTGATTCGCTTGTTTGGTAATGATGTGGTAGATCTAGATGAAACCGTTCTAGTTGGGCGGGACAATATTGTTGTTGTTCGCAAGACCTTTGGAAAAACAAAGATTATCGTACCAATTGATGTAGAAGTTTCACTGTCTGCTTCTAGTATTTACGGTCGTGTCCATTTTCTAGGCTTGTCTTACTGGGATTTGCGCAATGAAAGTTTTGCGATAGCTAGTCCCTATTACAAGGATTCCCATAAACGGGTGAAACTGGTCGTCAATTGCCTATTTGGTGATGTGGAGGTGGTCCGCGTATGA
- the pknB gene encoding Stk1 family PASTA domain-containing Ser/Thr kinase, with amino-acid sequence MIQIGKIFADRYRIVRQIGRGGMADVYLAKDLILDGEEVAVKVLRTNYQTDQIAVQRFQREARAMADLDHLNIVRISDIGEEDGQQYLAMEYVDGLDLKRYIKENAPLSNDEAVRIMGQILLAMRMAHTRGIVHRDLKPQNVLLTRNGTAKVTDFGIAVAFAETSLTQTNSMLGSVHYLSPEQARGSKATVQSDIYAMGIILFEMLTGHIPYDGDSAVTIALQHFQKALPSVRAENAAVPQALENVVLKATAKKLDERYKTVAEMYADLASTLSTSRRNEKRVALEEGKVDTKSLPKLTSSAEARRQKAPEKTHKKVEKTDSSPQKLSKVKRRMRMRYKVLISAILLVIAAFVALLYNTPATVTVPDVRGETVEIAQEKIETAGLKVGTIIEEASSDVEEGRVLRTNPAANTSKLEGNLVDIIVATKELITVPDVSGESAEKARSDLEAAGFEVDIKQAFSDKVPEGNVIETDPKANSSKAKGSKVLMTVSKGVEAVAIPGNLAGKSVESVTQELKKAGFSVGTTMEEFSDTVPKGSVIRTDPEMGGKIAKGSTVNLIVSKGAAPIMPDFGILKVSYAEARRQLQSLGLNVTVEKIEDTSYVSASGDLVVGQYPAAGDMIDGNVTLYVSVAAQQPTHSSSTTHASTETSTSSTETASNH; translated from the coding sequence ATGATTCAAATTGGAAAGATATTTGCCGACCGCTACCGGATCGTTCGTCAGATCGGCCGTGGTGGTATGGCAGATGTGTATCTGGCAAAGGATCTCATATTAGATGGGGAAGAAGTAGCGGTTAAGGTTCTTCGGACCAATTATCAAACCGATCAGATTGCAGTTCAACGTTTTCAACGTGAAGCGCGTGCCATGGCGGATTTGGATCATCTCAATATTGTCCGCATCTCAGATATCGGTGAAGAAGACGGCCAGCAATATCTAGCTATGGAATATGTTGATGGACTCGATTTAAAGCGGTATATCAAGGAAAATGCCCCCCTATCCAATGACGAAGCAGTACGGATTATGGGGCAGATTCTATTAGCGATGCGAATGGCACATACACGTGGGATTGTTCACCGTGATTTAAAGCCACAGAATGTTCTTTTGACGAGAAATGGAACAGCAAAAGTGACGGACTTTGGGATTGCCGTTGCCTTTGCGGAGACGAGTTTGACTCAAACCAATTCCATGTTAGGGTCTGTTCATTATTTGTCGCCAGAACAAGCGCGTGGGTCAAAAGCCACGGTTCAAAGCGATATTTATGCGATGGGAATCATTCTATTTGAGATGTTGACAGGTCACATTCCTTATGATGGAGATAGTGCCGTGACCATTGCGCTTCAACATTTCCAAAAAGCTTTACCTTCTGTAAGAGCGGAAAATGCTGCGGTACCCCAAGCCTTGGAAAATGTGGTTCTAAAAGCAACCGCAAAAAAGTTAGATGAGCGCTACAAAACAGTAGCAGAAATGTATGCTGACTTGGCTTCAACCCTTTCAACGAGCCGGAGAAACGAGAAACGGGTCGCTTTGGAAGAGGGAAAAGTCGATACGAAATCCTTACCAAAATTAACTTCTTCTGCAGAAGCTAGGCGTCAGAAAGCCCCTGAAAAAACTCATAAAAAGGTAGAGAAAACGGACTCCTCTCCTCAAAAGCTTTCTAAGGTAAAGCGACGGATGAGAATGCGGTACAAGGTCCTGATAAGCGCTATTTTGCTTGTGATTGCAGCATTTGTGGCGCTACTATACAATACTCCAGCAACTGTTACGGTTCCTGATGTAAGAGGCGAAACGGTAGAAATTGCCCAAGAAAAAATTGAGACAGCAGGATTGAAAGTTGGGACAATTATAGAGGAGGCCTCGTCCGATGTAGAAGAAGGTAGAGTTCTGCGGACCAATCCCGCAGCGAATACTTCAAAACTTGAGGGAAACTTAGTTGATATTATTGTAGCAACTAAGGAGTTGATAACTGTACCAGATGTTTCAGGAGAATCAGCTGAAAAGGCACGTAGTGACCTTGAAGCAGCGGGTTTTGAGGTTGACATTAAGCAAGCCTTTAGTGACAAGGTACCAGAAGGGAATGTAATCGAAACAGATCCTAAAGCAAACTCGTCCAAAGCCAAAGGAAGCAAGGTTCTTATGACGGTTTCAAAAGGAGTGGAGGCGGTTGCGATTCCAGGAAACCTAGCTGGTAAGAGCGTAGAGTCTGTGACGCAGGAGCTGAAAAAAGCAGGTTTTTCTGTTGGAACAACCATGGAAGAGTTTAGCGATACGGTTCCTAAAGGCTCTGTTATCCGAACAGACCCTGAAATGGGAGGAAAAATTGCTAAGGGCTCAACAGTAAACCTCATTGTTTCTAAGGGTGCAGCTCCGATTATGCCAGACTTTGGTATCTTGAAAGTCAGCTATGCCGAGGCACGCAGACAGTTACAAAGTCTAGGGCTAAATGTAACAGTTGAAAAGATTGAAGATACGAGCTATGTGAGCGCTAGCGGAGATTTAGTGGTCGGACAATATCCTGCAGCAGGTGATATGATCGATGGAAACGTCACCTTGTATGTTTCCGTAGCTGCGCAACAACCGACACACAGCTCGTCCACTACTCATGCTAGTACGGAAACATCGACTAGTTCGACAGAGACAGCGAGTAATCACTAA
- a CDS encoding Stp1/IreP family PP2C-type Ser/Thr phosphatase, with protein sequence MEISLLTDVGQKRTNNQDYVNRYKNRAGIDLIVLADGMGGHRAGHIASEMAATDLGISWVDTQIHTLNDVREWFATILEAENQKIHELGQSEEYRGMGTTLEAVVIIENQMMYAHVGDSRIGLIRGEEYQQLTSDHSLVGALVRAGQLTEEEAKHHPQKNFITQSIGQSEPVEADIAIKTLEAGDYVLINSDGLTNMVSNEDIRDIILSDVSLDSKAESLIRFANNAGGTDNITVALLHITEEER encoded by the coding sequence ATGGAAATTTCATTATTGACAGATGTAGGTCAGAAACGGACCAATAATCAAGACTATGTTAATCGTTATAAGAACCGAGCAGGGATTGATTTGATTGTCTTGGCAGATGGGATGGGTGGTCATAGAGCGGGTCATATTGCTAGTGAGATGGCAGCGACAGACTTGGGCATTTCCTGGGTAGACACCCAAATTCACACCTTGAATGATGTTCGGGAATGGTTTGCGACGATTTTGGAAGCAGAAAATCAAAAGATTCACGAATTGGGTCAGTCTGAAGAATATCGTGGCATGGGGACAACCTTAGAAGCAGTTGTTATCATTGAGAATCAAATGATGTACGCCCATGTCGGGGATTCACGTATCGGTTTGATTCGTGGTGAAGAATACCAACAGTTAACGAGTGATCACTCCTTAGTTGGCGCCTTGGTACGAGCAGGTCAATTGACAGAAGAAGAAGCAAAGCACCATCCTCAGAAGAACTTTATTACCCAGTCTATTGGACAAAGCGAACCTGTTGAAGCAGACATTGCCATCAAGACCCTTGAAGCAGGCGATTACGTACTGATTAATAGTGATGGCTTGACCAATATGGTTTCAAATGAAGATATTCGGGATATTATCTTAAGTGATGTCTCCTTAGACAGCAAGGCGGAAAGTCTGATTCGTTTTGCCAATAATGCAGGAGGAACAGATAATATTACGGTGGCTCTTCTCCATATTACTGAGGAGGAGAGGTAA
- the rsmB gene encoding 16S rRNA (cytosine(967)-C(5))-methyltransferase RsmB, whose amino-acid sequence MVNKKDTARSLALKVLGQVFDEGAYSNLALQHALSSSNLSEKDKGLVTELVYGTVMRKITLEWYLAHVIEDRDKLDSWVYYLLMMSLYQMLYLDKIPNHAIVNEAVELAKKSRGTDRFVNAILRKLIDTELPDPATIKRKNKRLSIQYSLPVWLVKKLIEEYGEERAVKIFESLLVRNKASVRVTNPDDLEVLKQETGAETSLLSTVGLVKSSGHFAGTSAFQEGRITIQDESSQLVAPTLALQGGEEVLDACAAPGGKTTHIARYLTTGTVTALDLYDHKLALIEQNAKRLGVADKVMTKKLDAREVFEAFGADAFDKILVDAPCSGIGLLRRKPDIKYNKATADFAALQSIQLEILDNVCQSLRKGGIITYSTCTIVAEENREVVETFLATHPNFKQVTLEHKRGDILQDGCILITPELYGSDGFFISQFQRIS is encoded by the coding sequence TTGGTGAATAAAAAAGATACAGCACGATCGCTTGCTTTAAAGGTTTTAGGACAGGTTTTTGACGAAGGAGCCTATTCCAATTTGGCTCTCCAACATGCCTTATCCTCATCGAACTTATCCGAAAAAGATAAGGGACTGGTGACGGAGTTGGTTTATGGGACGGTGATGCGGAAAATCACCTTGGAATGGTATCTGGCACATGTGATTGAGGACCGAGATAAACTGGATTCTTGGGTCTATTACCTGCTCATGATGAGCCTATATCAGATGCTCTACTTGGATAAAATTCCCAACCACGCGATTGTCAACGAAGCGGTCGAGCTGGCCAAAAAAAGTCGTGGGACTGATCGATTTGTGAATGCCATTTTAAGAAAACTAATCGATACGGAATTACCAGACCCTGCGACCATTAAACGGAAAAATAAACGCTTGTCCATTCAATATTCCTTGCCTGTTTGGCTTGTGAAAAAGCTGATAGAGGAATACGGCGAAGAACGGGCTGTCAAGATTTTTGAGAGCTTATTGGTGCGAAATAAAGCGAGTGTTCGTGTCACAAATCCGGATGATTTAGAAGTCCTAAAACAAGAAACAGGAGCAGAAACATCTCTCTTGTCAACGGTTGGTTTGGTCAAATCAAGTGGTCATTTTGCAGGGACATCTGCCTTTCAGGAAGGACGGATTACGATTCAGGATGAAAGTAGCCAACTCGTTGCCCCGACCCTTGCTCTTCAAGGAGGCGAAGAGGTGCTAGATGCTTGTGCAGCTCCTGGAGGGAAGACGACGCATATTGCCAGGTATTTGACCACGGGAACAGTGACAGCTCTTGATTTGTACGACCATAAACTAGCCTTGATTGAGCAAAATGCTAAGCGACTAGGTGTGGCGGATAAAGTCATGACGAAAAAGCTAGACGCTAGAGAAGTTTTTGAAGCATTTGGTGCAGATGCCTTTGACAAAATTTTGGTGGATGCTCCTTGCTCTGGTATTGGGCTGCTGCGTCGTAAACCAGACATCAAATACAATAAGGCAACAGCGGATTTTGCAGCGCTTCAAAGCATACAACTAGAGATACTAGACAATGTTTGTCAAAGTCTTAGAAAAGGTGGTATAATAACCTATAGCACCTGTACAATTGTAGCAGAGGAAAACAGGGAAGTCGTGGAAACCTTTTTAGCGACACACCCTAACTTTAAACAAGTAACATTAGAACATAAAAGAGGAGATATTTTACAGGATGGCTGCATTCTCATCACACCAGAGTTATATGGCAGTGATGGATTCTTTATCAGTCAATTCCAGCGAATATCGTAA
- the fmt gene encoding methionyl-tRNA formyltransferase, with protein MTKLIFMGTPDFSATVLKGLLGDAQYEILAVVTQPDRAVGRKKEIRMTPVKEVALAHDLPVYQPEKLPEKLAGSPELDALMSLGADGIVTAAFGQFLPTKLLNSVHFAVNVHASLLPKYRGGAPIHYALINGESEAGVTLMEMVKEMDAGDMIAKRAIPITDEDNVGTLFEKLAVVGRDLLLENLPAYVAGELTPEAQDPSQVTFSPNISPEEERLDWTKTNRQIFNHIRGMYPWPVAHTLLKGERFKIYEARLVEGSGRPGEIIALSKKELVVATGQGAIALKTVQPAGKPKMGIADFLNGFGRKLAVGDRFGE; from the coding sequence ATGACAAAATTGATTTTTATGGGGACACCTGATTTTTCAGCAACAGTGCTAAAAGGCTTGTTAGGAGATGCCCAGTATGAGATTCTAGCGGTGGTGACCCAGCCAGATCGTGCGGTCGGCAGGAAAAAGGAAATTCGAATGACACCTGTCAAAGAAGTAGCCTTGGCACATGACCTACCAGTTTACCAACCAGAAAAATTACCTGAAAAATTAGCTGGCAGTCCAGAATTAGACGCATTGATGTCGCTAGGTGCGGATGGCATTGTCACCGCAGCATTTGGGCAATTTTTACCGACTAAACTACTAAATAGTGTGCATTTTGCAGTCAATGTCCACGCTTCTCTTCTTCCCAAATATCGTGGTGGAGCACCGATTCATTATGCTCTTATCAATGGAGAGAGCGAGGCTGGTGTGACCCTCATGGAGATGGTCAAGGAAATGGATGCTGGGGATATGATTGCCAAGCGTGCCATTCCAATTACAGACGAGGACAATGTCGGAACCTTGTTTGAGAAGTTGGCAGTTGTGGGTCGCGATTTACTGCTCGAAAATCTTCCTGCTTATGTAGCGGGAGAGTTAACACCAGAAGCACAAGACCCAAGCCAAGTGACCTTTTCGCCCAATATTAGCCCAGAAGAAGAGCGACTTGATTGGACCAAGACCAATCGACAAATCTTTAATCACATTCGTGGAATGTACCCATGGCCGGTAGCTCATACCTTATTAAAGGGGGAACGCTTCAAGATTTATGAAGCTAGGCTTGTAGAAGGTTCTGGAAGACCAGGGGAAATCATTGCACTTAGTAAAAAGGAATTAGTGGTGGCGACAGGTCAGGGAGCTATTGCTCTAAAAACAGTTCAGCCAGCAGGCAAGCCTAAAATGGGAATTGCAGATTTTCTAAATGGATTTGGCCGTAAACTAGCAGTAGGAGATCGATTTGGTGAATAA